One uncultured Caproiciproducens sp. DNA segment encodes these proteins:
- the uvrC gene encoding excinuclease ABC subunit UvrC, with product MTDHENHIKELRSRAMRLPLSPGVYIMHDKSGKIIYIGKAKALKNRVSQYFGSEKNHDDKVRRMVSNVDYFEYILTDSEFEALVLECSLIKQHTPKYNILLKDDKGYHYIKVTPGPWPIISEAKQILDDGANYIGPYVSSWATKESVDEALKIFRLPSCTRKFPQDIGKARPCLNYYIKQCCAPCRGRISEQEYNEYVEEAIEFLRGGSAKSVRELTKKMNDASDALEFERAARIRDRLTAIRRMGDRQKVVAARVPEQDILALAQGAETSCFEVFRFINGRLCDRETFLMGETGNPKIARGEFIERYYSMRDRIPPRICLDGPAESTELLEIWLTQKAGKKVTVSVPQKGEQAQLVEMCRNNAAEQVAQATGRTMREASALDELGRLLGLEQPPLYIESYDISNLAGSENVAGMVVFENGRPLKSAYRKFKIKTVVGQDDYASMQEVIERRFHEYFDAQGKNITDGFGRLPDLILLDGGKGHVGAVRPVLEAAGLVIPLFGMVKDDKHRTRAIAYDGGEIAINSSRKAFTLVSSIQDEVHRFAIGYHRQARKTTTISSVLTSIEGVGQSRAKALLKHFKTIKAIRNADLAELAAAPGMTKPAAQNLFNYFHPDEERS from the coding sequence ATGACAGATCATGAAAATCATATTAAAGAGCTTCGAAGCCGTGCCATGCGCCTTCCGCTCAGCCCCGGCGTCTATATTATGCATGACAAGTCGGGAAAAATCATCTATATCGGCAAAGCGAAGGCTTTAAAAAACCGTGTAAGCCAGTATTTTGGGTCTGAAAAAAATCATGATGACAAAGTGCGGCGCATGGTCAGCAATGTCGATTATTTTGAATATATTCTTACAGACAGCGAATTTGAGGCCCTTGTGCTTGAATGCAGCCTGATAAAGCAGCACACGCCAAAATACAATATTCTTCTGAAAGACGACAAGGGCTACCATTATATTAAAGTTACCCCGGGGCCATGGCCCATCATTTCGGAGGCCAAGCAGATACTTGACGACGGAGCGAATTATATCGGTCCTTATGTCAGCTCATGGGCGACGAAGGAATCCGTGGATGAAGCGCTGAAAATTTTCAGGCTGCCGTCCTGCACACGCAAATTTCCTCAGGATATCGGTAAGGCAAGGCCGTGCCTGAATTATTATATCAAGCAGTGCTGCGCGCCGTGCCGCGGAAGGATCAGCGAGCAGGAGTACAATGAATATGTGGAAGAAGCCATTGAATTTCTGCGCGGCGGCAGTGCAAAATCTGTGCGTGAGCTTACAAAGAAAATGAATGATGCGTCCGATGCGCTTGAATTTGAGCGGGCCGCCCGGATTCGCGACCGTCTCACAGCCATTCGGCGTATGGGTGACCGCCAAAAGGTGGTTGCAGCGCGTGTGCCGGAGCAGGACATTCTTGCGCTGGCGCAGGGGGCTGAAACAAGCTGTTTTGAAGTTTTTCGCTTCATCAATGGCCGCCTCTGCGACCGTGAAACTTTTTTGATGGGCGAGACGGGCAACCCCAAAATTGCGCGCGGCGAGTTCATTGAACGCTATTATTCAATGCGTGACCGGATTCCTCCGCGCATTTGTCTGGACGGTCCGGCCGAAAGCACCGAGCTTTTGGAAATATGGCTGACGCAAAAGGCCGGGAAAAAGGTAACCGTTTCCGTTCCGCAAAAAGGGGAGCAGGCCCAGCTTGTGGAAATGTGCCGCAACAACGCGGCGGAACAGGTTGCACAGGCCACAGGACGAACGATGCGGGAAGCCTCCGCACTGGATGAACTGGGCAGACTGCTGGGCTTGGAACAGCCGCCGCTCTATATCGAATCCTATGATATTTCGAATCTTGCGGGAAGTGAAAACGTGGCTGGCATGGTTGTGTTTGAGAATGGAAGACCGTTAAAATCCGCTTACCGCAAATTTAAAATAAAAACGGTGGTGGGGCAGGACGATTACGCTTCCATGCAGGAGGTAATTGAACGGCGCTTCCATGAATATTTTGACGCGCAGGGTAAAAATATTACAGACGGATTCGGCAGGCTGCCCGATTTGATTCTGCTTGACGGCGGCAAGGGCCATGTCGGCGCGGTCAGGCCAGTGCTTGAAGCCGCCGGGCTGGTCATTCCGCTTTTTGGCATGGTCAAGGATGACAAACACCGGACAAGAGCCATTGCGTATGACGGGGGAGAGATTGCGATTAATTCCAGCCGCAAGGCGTTTACGCTTGTTTCCTCCATCCAGGATGAGGTTCACCGTTTTGCCATCGGGTATCACAGACAGGCGCGCAAAACAACAACCATTTCTTCCGTACTGACCTCCATTGAAGGAGTCGGACAAAGCCGGGCCAAGGCGCTATTAAAGCATTTTAAAACAATCAAGGCAATCAGAAATGCCGATTTGGCGGAACTGGCTGCCGCGCCGGGTATGACAAAGCCGGCCGCACAGAATCTGTTCAATTATTTCCACCCGGATGAGGAAAGAAGTTGA